The Budorcas taxicolor isolate Tak-1 chromosome 25, Takin1.1, whole genome shotgun sequence genome includes a region encoding these proteins:
- the LOC128068985 gene encoding pregnancy-associated glycoprotein 1-like, which translates to MLRTQTSLNTWSQERNMKWLVLLGLVAFSKCIVKIPLKRVKTMRNTVSGRNMLNNFVKEHAYKLSQISFRGSNLTSHSLRNLRDLFYLGNITIGTPPQEFQVIFDTGSSELWVPSIFCISTTCSKRIRFRHVDSSTFRLSRKTFSITYGSGRIEGFVAHDTVRIGDLVSTDQQFGLCMEESGFEGMIFDGILGLSYANISYTGAIPIFHKLKNEGAISEPVFAFYLSKDEREGSVVMFGGVDHRYYKGELNWIPLIKADDWIVHMDRISMRRKVIACSGGCNALVDTGSSEIVGPSTLVKNILKIIGAKPRGSEYYVSCSAVNSLPSIIFTIKSNNYRVPGRAYILKDDRGHCFAAFKVHRLSSSTEIWILGDVFLRLYFSVFDRGNDRIGLARAV; encoded by the exons ATGCTAAGAACCCAAACTTCCCTGAATACTTGGAGCCAGGAAAGAAACATGAAGTGGCTTGTGCTCCTCGGGCTGGTGGCCTTCTCAAAGTGCATAGTCAA AATACCTCTAAAGAGAGTGAAGACCATGAGAAATACGGTCAGTGGAAGAAACATGCTGAACAATTTTGTGAAGGAGCATGCTTACAAACTGTCCCAGATTTCTTTTCGTGGCTCTAATCTAACTAGTCACTCCCTGAGAAACCTCAGAGAT TTGTTCTACTTGGGTAACATCACCATTGGAACACCCCCTCAGGAATTCCAGGTTATCTTTGACACAGGCTCATCTGAGTTGTGGGTGCCCTCCATCTTTTGCATCAGCACAACCTGTT CTAAACGCATTAGGTTCAGACATGTCGATTCTTCCACCTTCCGGCTTAGCAGGAAGACCTTCAGCATCACCTATGGATCTGGGAGAATTGAAGGATTTGTTGCTCATGACACAGTTCGG ATTGGTGACCTTGTCAGTACTGACCAGCAGTTTGGCCTATGCATGGAAGAATCAGGGTTTGAGGGCATGATTTTTGATGGCATCTTGGGCTTGAGCTACGCCAACATATCCTACACTGGAGCCATCCCCATCTTTCACAAGCTGAAGAACGAAGGTGccatttctgagcctgtttttgcCTTCTACTTGAGCAA AGATGAGCGGGAGGGCAGTGTGGTGATGTTTGGTGGGGTGGACCACCGCTACTACAAGGGAGAGCTCAATTGGATACCACTGATCAAAGCAGATGACTGGATTGTTCACATGGACCG CATCTCCATGAGAAGAAAGGTTATTGCTTGTTCTGGCGGCTGCAATGCCCTTGTGGACACCGGGTCATCAGAAATCGTAGGCCCAAGTACACTGGTCAAAAACATCTTGAAGATCATCGGTGCCAAGCCACGGGGTTCTGAG TACTACGTTTCATGTTCTGCAGTCAATAGCCTACCCTCTATTATCTTCACCATCAAAAGCAACAACTACCGAGTGCCAGGTCGAGCCTACATTCTCAAG GATGATAGAGGTCACTGCTTTGCCGCCTTTAAAGTGCATAGACTGAGTTCATCTACAGAGATCTGGATCCTGGGTGACGTCTTCCTGAGGCTGTATTTCTCGGTCTTTGATCGAGGGAATGACAGAATTGGTCTGGCACGGGCAGTGTAA